Proteins from a genomic interval of Zingiber officinale cultivar Zhangliang chromosome 2A, Zo_v1.1, whole genome shotgun sequence:
- the LOC122040291 gene encoding factor of DNA methylation 5-like has translation MENGFSSDEDVDVKPRIHNPDGTFSCPFCTGEKKQDYLFEDLLQHATGIGASNSRKVFHKTRHCAFTRFLQLDLTPSIVLRSADLEAAVTAAESEPPPEEELFVWPWMAVLVNADPSNEVNSLADLGDANSPADQLADFHPADTVFLHLEDDKGGRSSSTTVIVKFRQSWDGFKNAIDFESHFKANQRGWREWIELQGDVSSTLYGWIARSDDYNEDSYIGRYLRKHGELKTVMQAIKEEIKEIFNLVSNLTNETVVKHQHLHDLAVRYEKTFLVFLQLVYGKVKPHQAYNDVTAAAVPSAPRSSPPLSSLAATASASAAYSEPPPKTEDLEDLLTGHTLIGIKRMGELDVKAFQNVARKKFKSEEADIKAAELCSSWQQEMKNPSWHPFKIVVTNGKEEEFLVEDDPKLKKLWIEYGDDVCNAVKTALQELNEYCPSGRYVVPVLWNFKVGRKATMKEIVRCIMKHWKSSMRTR, from the exons ATGGAGAATGGCTTTTCGTCGGACGAGGACGTGGATGTGAAACCCCGGATCCACAACCCCGACGGCACCTTCAGCTGCCCCTTCTGCACCGGCGAGAAGAAGCAGGACTACCTGTTCGAGGATCTACTCCAGCACGCCACCGGCATCGGCGCCTCGAACTCCCGCAAGGTGTTCCACAAGACCCGCCACTGCGCCTTCACCCGTTTCCTCCAGCTCGATCTCACCCCCTCCATCGTCCTCCGCTCGGCAGATCTTGAAGCCGCGGTTACCGCCGCTGAATCGGAGCCTCCTCCCGAAGAGGAGCTGTTCGTCTGGCCTTGGATGGCTGTCCTTGTCAATGCCGATCCGTCCAATGAAGTCAACTCACTCGCTGACCTTGGAGACGCCAACTCACCCGCTGACCAGCTCGCGGACTTCCATCCCGCCGACACTGTCTTCTTGCATTTGGAGGATGATAAGGGAGGAAGATCTTCCAGCACGACCGTGATTGTTAAGTTCCGACAAAGCTGGGACGGGTTTAAGAATGCCATAGATTTTGAGAGTCACTTTAAGGCCAACCAACGTGGTTGGAGAGAATGGATTGAGCTGCAAGGTGACGTCTCCAGCACATTGTATGGATGGATTGCCCGCTCTGATGACTACAATGAAGACAGCTACATTGGGCGGTACTTGAGGAAGCATGGCGAACTAAAGACCGTAATGCaagccattaaagaggagatcaAGGAGATTTTCAATCTTGTCTCCAATCTTACAAATGAAACTGTTGTTAAACATCAGCACTTGCATGACTTGGCGGTGAGATACGAGAAAACTTTTCTCGTCTTCCTCCAACTGGTGTATGGGAAAGTCAAGCCTCATCAAGCTTATAATGATG TCACCGCCGCCGCTGTCCCCTCCGCCCCTCGCTCTTCACCTCCCTTGTCCTCCCTTGCCGCCACCGCGTCCGCCTCCGCCGCCTACTCGGAGCCTCCCCCGAAGACGGAGGATTTGGAGGATTTACTTACTGGCCATACATTGATTGGGATTAAAAGAATGGGTGAACTTGATGTGAAGGCCTTTCAGAATGTTGCCAGGAAAAAATTCAAGTCCGAAGAGGCTGACATCAAAGCTGCTGAATTATGTTCTAGCTGGCAACAAGAAATGAAGAATCCATCATGGCATCCGTTTAAGATAGTTGTCACGAATGGGAAGGAGGAA GAATTCCTCGTCGAGGACGACCCAAAGCTTAAAAAACTATGGATCGAGTATGGAGACGATGTATGCAATGCAGTGAAAACAGCTCTACAAGAACTGAACGAATATTGCCCCAGCGGAAGATACGTGGTACCAGTGCTCTGGAACTTCAAGGTTGGACGAAAGGCAACGATGAAGGAGATAGTGCGGTGCATTATGAAACACTGGAAGTCTTCAATGCGTACAAGATGA